From Zingiber officinale cultivar Zhangliang chromosome 5B, Zo_v1.1, whole genome shotgun sequence, the proteins below share one genomic window:
- the LOC121986218 gene encoding ATP sulfurylase 1, chloroplastic-like, which yields MASMAAAFVGGSPNPVRNPIKPALLSACLRLSLPPAAAGRRSPTPIRASFAPATASCSLIEPDGGRLVNLVAPEGPSRHALRREAARLPQIELSRIDLEWVHVLSEGWASPLTGFMREAEFLQTLHFNCLRLGDGSVVNMSVPIVLAIDDAQKRAIGDRRRVALVDSRERPVAILSNIEIYKHNKEERIARTWGTTTPGLPYAQEAIEKAGNWLIGGDLEVIEHIKYKDGLDQYRLSPSELREEFARRNADAVFAFQLRNPVHNGHALLMTDTRRRLLEMGYKNPVLLLHPLGGYTKADDVPLHWRMKQHEKVLEDGVLNPETTVVAIFPSPMHYAGPTEVQWHAKSRINAGANFYIVGRDPAGMSHPVEKRDLYDADHGKKVLSMAPGLEKLNILPFKVAAYDKTQKKMAFFDPSRTEDFLFISGTKMRALARNRENPPDGFMCPSGWKVLVEYYDSVAPPEANKLREPVPV from the exons ATGGCTTCCATGGCCGCCGCCTTCGTCGGTGGATCCCCGAATCCGGTCCGCAATCCCATCAAGCCGGCGCTTCTCTCGGCCTGTCTCCGCCTCAGCCTCCCGCCGGCCGCCGCTGGCCGCCGCAGCCCCACCCCCATCCGCGCCTCCTTCGCCCCCGCCACCGCATCGTGTAGCCTCATCGAGCCGGACGGCGGGAGGCTGGTCAACCTGGTCGCGCCGGAGGGCCCGTCGCGGCACGCCCTCCGCCGGGAGGCGGCGCGGTTGCCGCAGATCGAGCTGTCGCGGATCGATCTGGAGTGGGTGCACGTGCTCAGCGAAGGGTGGGCGAGCCCGCTGACCGGCTTCATGAGGGAAGCCGAGTTCCTCCAAACGCTTCATTTCAACTGTCTCCGCCTCGGAGACGGCTCCGTCGTCAACATGTCGGTCCCGATCGTGTTGGCCATCGACGACGCCCAGAAAAGGGCCATCGGCGACCGGCGCAGGGTGGCGCTTGTCGACTCCCGGGAAAGGCCTGTCGCCATCCTGAGCAA TATTGAaatctacaagcataacaaaGAAGAGCGGATAGCACGAACATGGGGCACCACTACTCCTGGACTGCCATACGCCCAGGAAGCTATAGAAAAAGCTGGAAATTGGCTAATTGGTGGAGACTTGGAAGTTATAGAACATATCAAGTATAAGGATGGTCTTGACCAATATCGATTATCACCTTCTGAACTCCGTGAAGAATTTGCTAGACGCAATGCAGATGCTGTATTTGCTTTCCAACTGCGCAACCCAGTGCACAATGGCCATGCCTTGCTCATGACCGACACCCGCAGACGTCTTCTTGAAATGGGCTACAAAAACCCTGTCCTCTTGCTTCATCCGTTGGGAGGCTACACAAAAGCAGACGATGTGCCACTTCATTGGAGAATGAAGCAACACGAGAAG GTTCTTGAGGATGGTGTTCTTAACCCGGAAACCACAGTGGTTGCTATATTCCCTTCTCCAATGCATTATGCTGGCCCAACAGAAGTCCAGTGGCATGCAAAATCTCGCATAAATGCCGGTGCGAATTTCTACATTGTCGGCAGAGATCCGGCAGGTATGAGCCACCCTGTTGAGAAAAGGGACCTCTATGATGCTGACCATGGGAAGAAGGTTCTCAGTATGGCACCAGGTCTTGAAAAGCTTAACATTCTTCCTTTCAAG GTCGCAGCATATGACAAAACACAGAAGAAAATGGCATTCTTTGATCCATCAAGGACTGAGGATTTCCTCTTCATTTCTGGTACAAAG ATGAGGGCTCTTGCCCGAAACAGAGAGAATCCGCCCGATGGCTTCATGTGCCCCAGTGGCTGGAAAGTTTTGGTCGAGTACTATGATAGTGTGGCTCCACCTGAAGCCAACAAATTGCGCGAACCTGTTCCAGTCTGA